In Scylla paramamosain isolate STU-SP2022 chromosome 1, ASM3559412v1, whole genome shotgun sequence, one DNA window encodes the following:
- the LOC135104345 gene encoding glutamate receptor ionotropic, delta-2-like, translating to MCRQIASLFWQGAVTHGGGCGCTSPAEPRHPQRRQRRRRQGRRSLLNKSDVCYLIWNTFIEVTVGLLSLTVASGGMSPLPAQRVQQDNMEAAVGGVVSMVMQGLGECRLLLVTSTPVTDMLSHVLSELRDGGSGGVVVMEDTSSLSTSLIVPRLTRDGGAACWTLVFFLAEVPDTNDILNNKREGSNNTSGTDGHNEGGRKDINASFKNSNQGIKRFLEKSGLWILPETRVLVVGWDTSGTLLLQHPSLRNIRHLFLLLLLPADKGRTMELYRRCLFCPTRERRTELLLREKATLQLHVKQRLLLGRLVNLWGSLLTVITMDYFPHVDYHRSPNHQPGGKVLPKDCLDFRMVDAIASHLNFSYVVREPPDGQWGVRDDSGHFTGIVGSLEREEGDLSMVLTPTPDRLEVMDHSRIYGEGAFVIISLKPRPATQHWAFVKSFRDELWLTLLSMVVVWGVLLWAMLKAWTWIRRDREVRWSSLTSAILYGFGALLEDPPHPPPTNLSAQVMVGWWWVLCIIITTAYRSSLISHLTVPGISRPVNTFDDLLELEGWSWSAEIGLLNMADRDFFLGSPSPVVREVYRLMEFYTLEDALQKVLKGRHSFITWKNYIDVRIASRYSDARGITPLYVSNKRYPIFGGYSWGFRRGAPFLDAIKRLKQCLLESGILTYWLSDVIKQRVRETRKNSQEGQDASVTQALLPNLGSGEVVLGLSHLQGVFYFLFAGFVVSLITLMCEQAFTHTNTTREVAAITKG from the exons ATGTGCAGGCAAATCGCGTCATTGTTTTGGCAAGGTGCCGTGACTCATGGTGGAGGCTGTGGCTGCACGTCCCCTGCTGAACCAAGGCACCCACAAAGACGACAACGAAGACGACGACAAGGACGACGATCTTTGCTCAATAAAAGCGACGTTTGCTATCTG ATATGGAACACTTTCATCGAGGTGACGGTTGGCCTCCTTAGCCTCACCGTTGCTTCAGGAGGGATGTCACCACTACCTGCACAAAGAGTACAGCAAGACAACATGGAGGCAGCGGTGGGTGGTGTGGTGTCGATGGTGATGCAAGGGCTGGGCGAGTGTCGCCTGCTGCTGGTCACATCCACGCCAGTGACTGACATGCTCTCTCATGTCCTTAG TGAGCTGCGTGACGGAGGGAGCGGCGGGGTGGTCGTGATGGAGGACACGTcgtctctctccacctctctgatTGTGCCCAGGCTGACCCGTGATGGAGGCGCCGCTTGCTGGACCTTGGTCTTTTTCCTGGCTGAGGTGCCTGATACTAATGATATCTTGAACAATAAACGTGAAGGCAGCAATAACACTAGTGGCACTGACGGTcataatgagggagggaggaaagatattAACGCCAGTTTCAAGAATAGCAACCAAGGCATAAAAAG ATTCTTGGAAAAGTCGGGTTTGTGGATATTACCTGAGACTCGTGTGCTCGTGGTGGGCTGGGACACGTCCGGGACTCTTCTCCTGCAGCATCCAAGCCTCCGCAACATAAGGcacctcttcctgctgctactCTTACCTGCAG ATAAAGGCCGGACAATGGAATTATACCGCCGTTGCTTGTTTTGTCCAACGAGGGAGCGAAGAACTGAGTTACTCCTGCGCGAGAAGGCAACACTACAGCTGCACGTGAAACAGCGTCTACTCCTTG GGCGCCTGGTGAACCTCTGGGGATCTCTTTTGACGGTAATAACGATGGATTATTTTCCCCACGTGGACTACCACCGGAGTCCAAACCATCAGCCCGGGGGCAAGGTGCTGCCCAAAGACTGCCTCGATTTCCGCATGGTGGACGCCATCGCCAGTCACCTTAACTTCTC GTATGTGGTGAGAGAGCCTCCAGACGGACAGTGGGGCGTGAGGGACGATTCCGGCCATTTCACCGGCATTGTAGGAAGTCTGGAGCGAGAGGAGGGTGACCTGTCCATGGTGCTGACCCCGACTCCAGATCGCCTCGAAGTCATGGACCATTCCAGAATCTACGGCGAAGGAGCCTTTGTAATAATTTCGCTCAAGCCTCGACCCGCTACCCAGCACTGGGCTTTTGTGAAGTCATTCAGAG ATGAATTGTGGCTGACACTACTGAGCATGGTGGTAGTGTGGGGCGTGCTGCTGTGGGCGATGCTCAAGGCGTGGACCTGGATAAGGAGGGACAGAGAGGTGAGATGGAGCAGTCTAACCTCAGCCATCTTGTACGGGTTTGGTGCCCTGCTGGAGGATCCGCCCCACCCTCCACCAACCAACCTTTCTGCTCAG GTTATGGTGggatggtggtgggtgttgtGCATCATAATCACCACGGCATATCGCTCCTCGCTCATCTCTCACCTCACCGTGCCTGGCATCTCGCGCCCCGTCAACACCTTCGATGACCTGCTGGAGCTCGAAGGCTGGTCCTGGAGCGCCGAGATAGGCCTGCTTAACATGGCAGACAGGGACTTCTTCCTAGGCAGCCCGAGTCCCGTGGTGAGGGAGGTGTACCGTCTGATGGAG TTCTACACCCTGGAGGACGCCCTGCAGAAAGTATTGAAGGGTCGACACTCGTTTATTACCTGGAAAAATTACATTGACGTAAGGATCGCCTCTCGTTATAGCGACGCGAGGGGCATCACGCCACTCTACGTCTCCAATAAGCGGTACCCGATATTTGGAGGGTACTCCTGGGGCTTCAG GCGAGGCGCTCCCTTTCTGGATGCCATCAAGAGGCTGAAGCAGTGCCTGCTGGAGTCAGGTATCCTTACTTACTGGTTGAGTGATGTCATAAAGCAGCGCGTCAGAGAAACCCGGAAGAATTCTCAGGAAGGCCAGGATGCGTCTGTCACACAAGCATTACTACCCAAT TTGGGTAGCGGCGAAGTGGTGCTGGGACTTAGTCATCTGCAGGgagttttctatttcttgtttgCAGGCTTTGTAGTCTCTCTGA